The DNA window CGAGGCGTCAGCTCAAAGCGCATGAACGCCCCCTTGGCCCTGTGCAACGCCCAGCATTTCGAGTCCGATCGCTTCCCTGGTCCATTCGCCGACCGGTCTGAGCGGGCTCAACTGGCCCTGATGGATCACGGCCATCCGGTCCGCCACCTCGAACAACTCGTCGAGATCCTGGCTGACGACGACGACCGCACTGCCCGCGCGGGCGAGATCGACGAGCGCCTGGCGGATGAGCCGCGCGGCCCCCGCGTCCACACCCCAGGTCGGCTGGTCGACGATGATGAGCTTGGGTCTGCGGATGATCTCGCGGCCGATGACGAATTTCTGCAGGTTGCCGCCGGAGAGCTTGCGCGCCTGCGGATCGCCCTCGGGGGTGCGCACGTCGAAGCTCTGGATGATCGAGCGGGCGAGCCGCCGGGCGGCGTTGACGAGAATGAATCCCGAGCGGCTCACTTCGGAGGCCGCGTGCGAGATCAGGGTGTTCTCGCTCAGGCGATGGGTCGGCGCGGCCGCATGGCCCAGGCGCTCCTCCGGCACGAAGGCGGCGCCGAGCCGGCGGCGGGCATCGATGCCCATCGTCCCGCACGACCGGCCGGCGATGACCACGGCGTCCGCGCGCTCCGCCGGGCGCTCGCCCGACAGGGCGGCGAACAATTCGCTCTGCCCGTTGCCCGCGACGCCCGCGATGCCCACCACCTCGCCGGCGCGGGCCACGAGGTCGATGTCGCGCAGGGCTTGCCCGTGCAGCCCGGCCGGCGGGATCGACAGGCGAGAGACCCTGAGCACCTCGCCCTGGACCTGATGCGGCGCGTCGGTCCGGACCTCGCCGACCTCGTTGCCGACCATGAGGGCTGCGATCTCGCGGGCGCTCTTCGCCCGCGGGTCGATTGTCGCGACCACCCGGCCGGCCCTGAGAATCGTGGCGCGGCGGCAGAGGCGGCGCACTTCCTCGAGCTTATGCGAGATGTACAGGATGGAGCAGCCCTCGGCCGAAAGCCGGTCCAGGGTGGTGAAGAGGTGCTCGGCCTCCTGGGGCGTCAGCACCGAGGTCGGCTCGTCCAGGATCAGCAGCCTGGGATTCTGGAGCAGGCAGCGGACGATCTCGATGCGCTGGCGCTCGCCCGCGGACAGGGTCCAGACCGCCCGGTCGGCATCGAGCGCGAGGCCGTACGTCCGGCTGATCTCCCCGAGCTTGCTGCGGACCGTGGACAGGCTCCACCCGCCCGACAAGGCCACGGCGATGTTCTCCGCGACCGTCAACTCGTCGAAGAGCGAGAAATGCTGGAACACCATGCCGAGGCCGAGATTGCGCGCCTCGACCGGCGATCCGATCGACACCGGGCGTCCCTCCCACCGGATCTCGCCCGCGCTGGGCTCGATGACCCCATAGAGGATCTTGACCAGGGTCGACTTGCCGGCCCCGTTCTCGCCCAGGAGCGCGTGGATCTCGCCCGGCTCGATCGCCAGATCGATCCCGTCGTTGGCGAGAAGGTCGCCGTAGCGCTTGCTGATGCCTTGAAGCTCGACGAGGGGCGGCCCGGATGATGGTACGTCTGGCTTCACACAAGCGACTCTGATTTCAAGGGTTGCGGCGGGCTTGAGTCTCGGACCCGGACGTGGAATCCACGTCCGGGTCCGAGACTCCATATTCTGGCCTAGCGCATCGTGCGGAAAACCGGGTCCACTTTTCCGCACGATGCGCTAGGAATTTGCACATGGATGACGACCCGCACAGTCCTTGGCAAGAGCTGTTCCCCTGGCAAGAACTGTTCGGCCCACAGTTCCGTCGTGGAACGATCATAGGGAAGCGGCGCGCCGGTCGGCAATGCCGAATCCGTGGTTTATCGTGAGTCCGCGATCCGTCCACAACCCGATGGTGAGAGAGCACCGTGACCGAGAGCACCTATGACATCGCCGTCGTCGGCGCCGGAGCCGTGGGCCTGAGCGCTGCCCTGGCCTTTGCCCGCGACGGCTACAGAACCGTTCTCGTCGGCGG is part of the Microvirga terrae genome and encodes:
- a CDS encoding ABC transporter ATP-binding protein, coding for MKPDVPSSGPPLVELQGISKRYGDLLANDGIDLAIEPGEIHALLGENGAGKSTLVKILYGVIEPSAGEIRWEGRPVSIGSPVEARNLGLGMVFQHFSLFDELTVAENIAVALSGGWSLSTVRSKLGEISRTYGLALDADRAVWTLSAGERQRIEIVRCLLQNPRLLILDEPTSVLTPQEAEHLFTTLDRLSAEGCSILYISHKLEEVRRLCRRATILRAGRVVATIDPRAKSAREIAALMVGNEVGEVRTDAPHQVQGEVLRVSRLSIPPAGLHGQALRDIDLVARAGEVVGIAGVAGNGQSELFAALSGERPAERADAVVIAGRSCGTMGIDARRRLGAAFVPEERLGHAAAPTHRLSENTLISHAASEVSRSGFILVNAARRLARSIIQSFDVRTPEGDPQARKLSGGNLQKFVIGREIIRRPKLIIVDQPTWGVDAGAARLIRQALVDLARAGSAVVVVSQDLDELFEVADRMAVIHQGQLSPLRPVGEWTREAIGLEMLGVAQGQGGVHAL